A single genomic interval of Ruminococcus sp. NK3A76 harbors:
- a CDS encoding isochorismatase family protein yields MILLVVDTQKGCFNERLYSFERVRNNIKQLIAAARENNVEVVYVQHDDGPGTSLDKSADNYEIYEEFAPRDGEKRFEKNVNSAFHPMTVLRQHRTKTA; encoded by the coding sequence ATGATACTATTGGTTGTAGATACACAAAAGGGCTGTTTTAACGAAAGGCTGTATTCGTTTGAAAGGGTAAGAAACAACATTAAACAGCTAATTGCAGCGGCAAGAGAAAACAATGTTGAGGTCGTATATGTTCAGCATGATGACGGCCCGGGTACCAGTCTTGACAAGTCTGCGGACAACTATGAGATATACGAGGAATTTGCTCCGAGAGACGGTGAAAAACGTTTTGAAAAGAATGTAAACAGCGCTTTCCACCCGATGACAGTATTAAGGCAACACCGCACAAAGACCGCCTGA